The sequence below is a genomic window from Gossypium hirsutum isolate 1008001.06 chromosome A11, Gossypium_hirsutum_v2.1, whole genome shotgun sequence.
acttaaaaaataacttaattaaaaataacaaaatttaaattttttccttACCATTAGCAATTAAGCGGCGAAAATGTGCTTGTTGTTGAAACGAATAAGAGAAGTTGtcattcttgaaaatttaatcgaaataaataatttacgaaataataaaataaaactatgaTATTTTTATACATGTTTATTGGAAAATTTCAAACAAATCTTGAAAAGATTGAGAGAATTGAGAGTTTAGAGATAATGGggagagttggatttgagtgaAAAGAATGGAAAATACCTTGGGTATTTATAAGAAATTAAAGTCACCGTTGGACTGTTTCAATATTTTACCGTTGGAGTGTTTGAATTTTTACCGTTGGGGAAAAAATCGTTAAAGGAAAGCATACCTAACTGAACGCGCTTTCACACTATTTTTCTAAAATCGacctatttttctaaataaaaaaaaacaacttatGTAACCAATTAACAAAAATTTTGGCATATACAGACAATTTAGCCAAAGAAATAATTTATTTCCTATAAAAAAAACGAATAAAGACGGTCAAAGCAAGgtgaaaagaggaaaaaaaaagagagtagaaAAGAGCCGGTGAAAGTCcaactaaaaagaaaaacttaatcaCACTTCCTGAAAAttagttaaagaaataaaaagattatGTCAACAATCAAGtgagtaaaatatttaattttaaaaaatttaatgattaaatttttaaaaaataatagctaaatgattaaaataaaatgaaatcaataatttaataattatttttatattttattataacctATAACTTTCTAAACTCTTAAATCAATAAATAAGATACGATTAAACATGCTCCAACTTATATTATAATGTATATTACAACAACGAGTTAGTAACAGAACTGCTTGTGATATAAATTTTAAGCCTGCAAATGcccttctattttctattttaccAATATTTCATGTGATTTCGTATTTGATTTGACATTATTCCAAGGCAATGCAAGACACGAGGGAAAGTGTCAAAATTCTTATGTCAGAATAAACGATGTGTTAACATGCCATACActttgaactaaaatttttattatctaaTTTCAGATTTCCAACTATACTATATAATATATAGCATCttatacttgtattttatttataaaaggaTTTCTTTTGTGAAAGAGAAATATAAGAGAATTTATAGTTAAAAATTTGTtgtatgtataaaaaaaaaaagaaaaaaagaagaaaagatagtctatatattaaattgaactttgagattcaaaatttaatatgaaattcgACACTTGTAAAAGGTGTCTAAAGTTTGATTTCAATAAAATCagtcaatatttttttatcttcaaaaaatttaataatcaaaacTTTGTACTAAACttatacttataaatattaaactgaaaaaacaatattttagaaaaataactttttaaaatatttagtttataaaataatataaaatctcGCCATTTTCAAGTAAAAAAACGATCATAAATATTCGTATATTGAGGAAGTTGGTTGGTGATAGGGATAGGAACAGTGGGAGATGAAATATTTGACTCCCTTTTATacatttcttttgattttattttaaaatttattttatttcaatttttaatattttaatatggcactcaaaaaggaaaaaatcTTTTGACTTTTGAAGCATAattgatttatattatatttattttttaaaattaaataaaatatatgattttaaaaaaaatatcttaatatatatatatatatataagtataattgaaatattataagttttaattaaaattatataatttttataactagtataaaaataattttttaaaattaaatttaagtgcaattatctatataattactttaattctcacttttcttatatgaattgaaaggtgtaactaaaatatttcatttacacCCAATTTCGTGGGACCTATTATATTTAGTATACtctcaataaaatttttagactcTATAAACAAATCTCCTATAAagacataataaaatattaaaaaaataaatattttaaaaaagatacatgccaaaattttaaaactacttGTAATTTTAAAGTTATGGCTAAaaggtttattataaaaaataatttaaatgttatcaaagtgttataatatatttatttataatttttttgtcacaaaatataaacataatttatttatgtgtccatgttatatgttacttatttataaaaaaatgttataaaattttttactacaacttatttataaattttttaaaattatagtaaaatatatattatttataggaagtgttatgaaaatatttaacaatttaaataacttttcttataaaagtttatattatttttatttaatttatgtattgtCAAAAGGGATGTATAATAACATCAgtttttttccaaataaaaatctaaatattataatttacctATTATAAggttttttttccaaataaaaatCCGTTATTAAAGTCTACAATTAATTAAAACTCACCCGACTAGAATCTAGTGGGGACTGGGGtctaagatataaaaataaaaaataaaaaaggtagtTTGGGTTAGGTGAGGTGCCGTCTTAAAGTCACCGATGCACATCTACTCTTCTTCTACTTATACTCAACTTCGTAAGACACGGCATCCGCAGTGGCtgctcatttttcatttttcatctaaATCTTGATACGAAACAAAAAAAGTCAAATCGGTGGGAATAGCAATGGGTTTTGAGAAGATCAAGGTCGCCAATCCCATCGTTGAGATGGACGgtatctcctttttcttttctttgagattCAGATTCAGATTCAGATCTTATTTTCTTCAGTTCCGTACATTAGATGTTGTTCTCACTCAGATCTGGCTTTCTTCTTTGCTACTATCTGTTGTTACTTTTTGATTCCGGTTGCCGTATAATCAGCAGTGTCGATAAAcaaaaaaatgaagtaaaaacTGGTGTTAAAATGAATCTGGACGCAGATCTTATAAACTGAAAGCCAACGACATCCTTTATCACTCTGTTACGCCTGCCTCATATGTTAAGCACTTCGTTCTTCTTCTGTTAATTTCACCATGATGATTATCGTATTCATATGGCGTTTTTTAATGAGTTTTACGTCAAGTTGACTGGACTGGAATCAGCAGATCTttcatttatattaatatatttcatAGAAAGGATTATCTAAAAGCATGCTATATTACTTTACTGCATTGCTTATAATGAAAACTTAACTATATGGAAAACAATAGTTTCTTGACATTTGATCGAACATGTGGGGTGCAAGTACATTCCAACAGACGTGTACAGACGCAAAAGCATATATATATCGTGGAACATTGTTGTATATTAAACCTTGCGATTTCTTTGTGTTGCTTCTGTTGAATTGGTATATTACAGTCTTGTACATCATGTTGTCTTCCTGATCATATGGGGTTTTTCATTTCTGTGGCGCAGGAGATGAAATGACCAGAGTTATTTGGAAATCAATTAAGGATAAGGTGATTCGTTGATTTATATGATGACgtatatataatttttgtaaaaaattacaaaaattataatatatttttgtgattgtaatatatattttttcttttgtagCTCATTCTTCCCTTTGTGGAGTTGGACATAAAGTACTTTGACCTTGGTCTTCCACATCGTGATGCTACCGATGACAAAGTTACAATTGAAAGTGCAGAAGCTACTCTTAAGTATGTTTTAGTTGTTTCTTTCTAAATTCCCGAGGGATGAATATCTTTGTTGCAATATTTTTTCAATGCTGTTGTTGCTAATTCTTCCATCTGCTTCTTTCCTAGTGGCACACCCTTCTGGCCATATTCTTTCCTGCTTATTTCTTCATTTACCATGATAGAAATTTACATGTTATTGCTGTTCTTATTCTTTGCATTTTTCCTGTTAATTATGAACCAGTTTTTGATTGATTAGAGTATCCGATAGTAATAAAGCAGTTAAGAATCTGATTCTTGCTCTTGCTTTGGTACTAATAGGCGTATCTTTTTGTGCTGTTTTTTCCCCCTGACAACATTATCATAACTGCTATTGAAATACATGCTAAACTTAATTGGGTGTATGTACTTCCACTTTGTTATCTATGTTGTGTTCAGCTGACCTCAAGTGTTTCTGGTTCTTATTTTAGGTACAATGTCGCCATCAAGTGTGCTACTATTACTCCAGGTATACATGGCTGAACCTTCGCTGCAGTTCTTCCTGGAAAGAAGCATGCATTAActtgttgaattattgaaatttggATTCTTACTGGAACGGTAAaatgcttggaagcttgaaatccGGCAAGTTCTTACAATATGGTGTTGGTGATTGCCAGATGAAGCTCGTGTTAAGGAGTTTGACTTGAAGCAGATGTGGAAGAGCCCTAATGGGACTATTAGGAATATTTTGAACGGTTAGCATCAATGCATTCATATCTTTCTAGAATTTTCCTATTATTTTGTGATGTTTCAATATCAGTTATTTTGACTGGTGTAATCTTTCAGGCACTGTCTTTAGAGAACCAATTATTTGCAAAAATGTCCCTCGACTTGTCCCAGGTATTTAGCTTTATCATGATGTTGtggatgtatatttttatttagttactCACATTTATATTAAGCTATGTTGATTTCTTGTGTCATCAGGTTGGACAAAGCCTATATGCATTGGAAGGCATGCCTTCGGTGATCAGTACCGAGCAACTGATGCTGTCATTAAAGGAGCTGGGAAACTTAAACTTGTTTTTGGTAAAATCTTTTCTTTGCCTTACTTGATGATTTCTTATATTCAATTGTTTGTTTTTAATGGTATTTAGTAGTACCTGGCGCTTGATTTTTGGATAATTAGCATCGATTGCTATTGTTTGCAGTTCCAGAGGGACAGGGTGAGAAGACTGAATATGAAGTTTTCAACTTCACTGGTGAAGGAGGAGTTTCACTGGCCATGTATAACACAGATGAGGTCTGAATCTATAATTCTGTTGGTGGTCTTGTTGCCTTTCTCTTTTGTTCTAGTGGTgtctgataattttttttttttttaatgtttggttTGGGAATGAAGTCTATTCGTGCTTTTGCCGAGGCTTCCATGAACACTGCTTATCAGAAGAAGTGGCCTCTTTATCTTAGTACGAAGAATACTATTCTTAAGAAGTATGATGGAAGGTATGTGGCTTGCTCAATAAGTAAAACTTTTATTACTGCAAGCTCTTTGTTATTCTGTTTTTGACTCCTATAGCTATGTTTGTTTATTTAATGAAGATTTAAGGATATCTTTCAAGAGGTTTATGAGGCTAACTGGAAATCAAAATATGAGGCTGCTGGGATATGGTAAGGATCTTTTTTACTTTtgacttaaattaattttctttatatttatgtCAAATATTGATTCagattatttaatttaaggtATGAACACCGTCTCATTGATGATATGGtggcatatgctctaaagagtGAAGGTGGTTATGTTTGGGCATGCAAGAACTATGATGGTGATGTCCAGAGTGATTTCTTAGCCCAAGGTTTGTGTCACAAACTAGTAGAAGGAAAAAAAGTTCCCCTTTCAGccccaaattgataaaatttcacatTATTCTTGCGTCATGGTAGCTATATTGCTTTTCTAACTAGACCTGAATTGCTTTTTGTAGGTTTTGGATCTCTTGGATTGATGACATCTGTGCTGGTATATCTCATGTCAacagtttttatttaattttattatcttcTCTCTGCTGGTGATAAATAGTCTTCTTATCTTCCTCCTGGGATGAAGATGAATACTAAACATGGGATGATGTAAATTCAATCCTATCCTGAGCACCATCTTACATGCCACTTACCCTACATGATGAATTTGTTTGTGTTTCAGGTTTGCCCAGATGGGAAAACAATAGAAGCAGAAGCTGCTCATGGTACTGTTACACGGCATTTCAGAGTTCACCAAAAGGGTGGTGAGACCAGCACGAACAGCATAGCATCTATCTTTGCTTGGACACGTGGGCTTGCACACAGGTAGTACTGATGGCATCTTTATTTTTCACATGGGCGGctaacaaaattatttaaatgtttactAGAACTAATATGTTGTTTACAGGGCAAAATTGGATGACAATCCTAAACTCTTAGATTTCATTGAGAAACTAGAGGCAGCTTGTATTGCAACTGTGGAATCTGGAAAGATGACCAAAGATCTTGCACTAATCATTCACGGCTCTAAGTAAGTATTTATCAAGCATGTTTATGCAATTTAACTGCCAGTGATTTTTATGGTCTGTTAACTTGTAAATGATCCTTCATAAGAAATGTTTGTGCATGTCAGTGGGTACTCATATAATTCGTTTTTTTACTTtgcatacatgtacatatatgttaTACAGAACTTGGTTATAACATTGACATGGATGCTGCAGGCTTGCTAGGGACAAGTACCTGAATACTGAGGAGTTCATTGATGCTGTTGCAGCAGATCTAAAAGCAAGACTTTGTTAAGTATAAATTTGAACATGGTAACTACTCCTAACCATCAAAGTTCGTTGTGCTTGTTTTGCCCCCTTCACCTTGTATAGACCAATTTATTGGGAAGATAAACATATGAAATTAACTTATTTGCGTAATTGTTAAGTGAAAAACGTTTTTTTAGCAAGTTGCACATTTTGCAATAGATGTTTTAACTTGGATAAAtatgagaaatttttttaatagcaTGTTTTGTGCTTCTTGATGTTTGCTTTGGTGCCGGGTCCTTGTACTATAGACTTGGGAGCAAATTATACATTTAATTTTGAagcaaagttgtaaaattttaacTGACGGTaatttaaaaggactaaattgctcaattttttttcatgttgGAGGGACAAGTTTGTACTTAAGCCTTATTGTACAAAATCTGCTGGGAAATTTAACCTTTGCGTTTGTGTTTGTGGCCTGATGTTTCTTTAGACATTGTTGGTAATGTTTGCGTTATTATCTGTTGCAGGTTGAAAATGGAAGGGGATGGTTTTGTGGGTTTgcaggaaaaataataataataaaaagcgTCAGTGGAGGTGGCGTGGATTAGGTGAGGAGGGCGGTGGGGATGGATGTTGTCAATAGATGAATTTAATCACCATTTTATGAAATACAGAGACGAGTACTCTCTCACTTGATTCAtctcatttttatgttttcaagggTTTCGATTTTTAATGTAACATTATATTTAAGGATTTGGATTTTGGTTAAATTTCCGTCGTACACCATATCTGCAcccctatgatatgtatgatgCAACAAATGGATGAAAACCGacatagaaaatatttaaaaacaaaagaaaatggatATGGGCATGGGCATGGCATGGTagatactaaaaaaataattcgGATGTAAACATATTTGGAAAGAAATGGGATAATTAACTGCCTCGCCTCATTGGAAGTTAATTTGATGTTCTATTACATGTACAACAATATTTCtattataatgttttattaatgtaacaaataaaatgtaatttgGTTGCATGGTATATGCCTACCTTGTGTAATtataatcttaaatttaaaaagtgTTCAGCAgtaactttttatatattataaaggataagaaaagaaagga
It includes:
- the LOC107895258 gene encoding isocitrate dehydrogenase [NADP]: MGFEKIKVANPIVEMDGDEMTRVIWKSIKDKLILPFVELDIKYFDLGLPHRDATDDKVTIESAEATLKYNVAIKCATITPDEARVKEFDLKQMWKSPNGTIRNILNGTVFREPIICKNVPRLVPGWTKPICIGRHAFGDQYRATDAVIKGAGKLKLVFVPEGQGEKTEYEVFNFTGEGGVSLAMYNTDESIRAFAEASMNTAYQKKWPLYLSTKNTILKKYDGRFKDIFQEVYEANWKSKYEAAGIWYEHRLIDDMVAYALKSEGGYVWACKNYDGDVQSDFLAQGFGSLGLMTSVLVCPDGKTIEAEAAHGTVTRHFRVHQKGGETSTNSIASIFAWTRGLAHRAKLDDNPKLLDFIEKLEAACIATVESGKMTKDLALIIHGSKLARDKYLNTEEFIDAVAADLKARLC